CGCGTGGCCACCCTTCGCCGCGGCCCATAGCGCGCCCAGCGGATCCGGATCCCAGAAGTCGCTGCGCTTCAAGTTGAAGAGCAATTCGACAATCCGCTCCGGCGACATGCCCGCGCCCGCGAGCGCCGCGACCAGGCCGCCGGCACTCGAGCCCGCGTACGCCGCCGGCGAGAGGCCGAGCTCCCGCAGGCCCGCGTAGAAGCCGGCGTGGCCGTAGAAGCCGAAGAACCCGGCCGACATCACCAGGCCGAACCGCTTTCCCTCGAGGAACTCGCGCAAGGACGCCATGTCGCTTCGATCGCAGACGCCGCCGCGCGGGTCAAATCGATTCGCGCGAGGGCAGGATGAGCGCCGAGTCGCCGAACTCGTGACCCAGGTAGCCCTCGCGCTCGGCGTGCGCGTGCGCGTCACGCAGGAGCGCGCCCGGCGCGAACGCGTGCAGCAGCGCGAAGTGGCTCGCGGTGGGCTCGTGCATGCCGGTGAAGAGCCCGTGCACGACGCGCGGCACGAAGCCGGGCCCGATGCGCAGGCTGGTCTCGCCCGCGCCAGCCAGCACGCGTCCGCGCTCGGTGGCGCAACCTTCGAGCGCGCGGACCACCGTCGTCCCCACGGCCATCACGCGCGCACCGCGCTGCTCGGCGGCCTCGAGCTCGAACAAGGTCTCCTCGGGAATCTCGTAGCGCTCGCGCAACGGCAGCGCTGCATCGAGCGCGTCGTCGCCCGTCGACGACAGCCCGGCCGCGTGCGTGAGCCGCGCCCAGCGCACGCCGCGTCGGCGCAGCGCGAGCAGGAGCTCCCAGCGCAGCGGCCGTCCAGCGCTCGGCATCTCCACGGCCCACGGCTGGGCCGCGTACGAGGTCTGCGGCGCCCAGAGCTGCAGGGGCTTGGCGAGGTGGCTGTACTGCACCGGCGTTCCAGCGGCGTAGAGCGCTGCCCAGAGCACGTCGCCGTTCGGGAGCAGCTTCACGCGCAGGAGCCGCTGGTGCGTCGAATCAACGTCGAGGACCACGGCCTCGAGCCCATGTCCAAATTGGAATCGCTCGCCGGCGCGCGCGGGCGCAGGCGCGGGACGCTCCTCGGTGCGATCGCGCCAATCACCGCTGCCGAAGAGCACCGCGCGCGCTTCGCCAGCCACTGGGGCCTCCACGAGCCGCAGCTCCATGGGCGAGCCATCCTGGCGCGCGCCTCGCAGCGAAGCGGGCAGGGTGGCCGCGTCGTTCATGACGAACAAATCGCCCTCGTGCAGCAGCTCCGGCAGCTCGCGGATACGCTTATCGTCGAAGCGGCCGGTGCGCGGATCGATGTGCAAGAGCCGCTCGTCGAGCGCGTCGTCGCTCATCCACTTCGCGGGCTTCATGGCGATGCCTCCCAGCGGCTGGCCTCGAGGCGCGCGCCGCTCTCCCAACGCTTCGTCTCGCGGATCATCGACGCGATTCGCGCGGCCACCGGCTCGGGTCGGGCGAGCGTCGAGCGATCGGCGTCGGGCATGGCATCGGCGTGCATCTGGGTGTCCATCTCGCCCGGGTCGACGCTGAGCACGCGCACGCCCGTGTTCGCGAGCTCTGCGGCCCAGATGCGCCCCATGTGGTCCAGCGCGGCCTTGCTCGCCGAGTACGCGCCCCAGCGCGGATACGCGCCAATCGCCGCGTCGCTGCTGATGTTCACCACCAGCCCGCGTCCGCGAAGCGCCATCGATCCCGCGAGTGCCTTGGTCAGCCGAAACGGCCCCACGAGGTTCACGTCGAGGACGCGCTGCAGATCCTCGCACTCGGTGTCGAGCAGCAGCGGCAGTGGCGTCTTGCCCAGCGTGCTCGCGTTGTGGATGAGCAAATCCACGGGCCCTACGAGCGCAGCGGCTTCGCCGGCGATGCGGTGGATGGCGTCCTTGTGGCCCACGTCCTCGACGATGCCGTGCGCCTCGCCACCCGCCGTTCGAATGTCGCGGACGACCTCGTCGAGCGCGCTTCGATCTCGGCCCACCAGCACCAGCCGCGCGCCTTGCTTGCCCAGCGTTCGCGCCAGCGCGGCGCCCAGCCCGCGGCTGGCGCCGGTGATCAGCGTGGGGGTGTTCTGGAGCTCCATGAGCTTCCTCCGGTCTTTGGGAGGATCTACGAACGCCCCGGCAAAAGAGTGACCGCGATGCCAAAAGATTGGCCAAAGGCTACTCTCTGGTCATGGACGACCTGCCTGCCCGTCTGGGCCACAACATCAAGCAACTCCGCGACGCCCGCGGCCTCACCCAGCAGCAGATGGCCAAGGCGAGCGGGCTGCCGCGCGCCACCTGGACCAACCTCGAGTCCGGAGCGGCCAACCCCACGCTCGGCGTGCTGCACAAGGTGGCGCTGGCGCTGCAGGTGTCGATCGAGGAGCTCATCAGCCCGCCGCGAGGTGCGGTGCGCTTCCACCCGCGCGGCACGCTTCCGGTGCGCCAGCGCGGCACGGCCACCATTCGCAAGCTCCTCCCCGACCCGATTCCAGGCATGGACGTGGACCGCATGGAGCTGCCGCCGCTTGGCCGGCTGACCGGCATCCCGCACACGGCGGGCACGCGCGAGTACCTCACCGTGGAGAGCGGCGAGATCGTGCTCGTCGTGGCGGGCGAGGAGTGGAAACTCGGACCGGGCGATGTCGTCTCTTTTCGAGGCGACCAGCGGCACTCGTACCTCAACCCCGGCGAGCGGCCGGCCATCGGGTACTCGGTGGTGGTGCTGGCCGGAGTGGCCTGAACGAGGCTGTCGAGGGTTGTCAACCCCGCGTCCCGTGCGGGTTTGGGCTGGGTCAGGCGATTCCGTTAGAATTGGTCGGACGTAGGTTGTGAGGCCGTCATGCCGTTGGACGTGGAGTTGGCAGCAGCCCGGATCCCGGAGATCGACCCTCAGGGCATCCTGATGCGCGCGCGCTTCTCGGCCCCGCCGGCGCCCGCGCAGGAGCGGCGTCCGGCCCAGTTCGCGCTGCTCATCGACAGAAGCTCGAGCATGTCGGGCGCGCCGCTCGCGGCCGCCGTCGACGCCGCCACGCAGATGCTCGGCCGCCTCGACGATCGCGATCGACTCACCGTCGTTGCCTTCGATGGCCACGCCGTCGTTCTTGCGGATGGCGCTCCGGTCGACGCGACCCAGAAAGAGGCGCTCGAGGCCCGGCTCCGCGCGCTCGTTCCAGGCGTGGGCACCAACATTGGCGCTGCGGTGACCGCGGGCGTGGCCACGCTCTCGCGCGTCCTGCTGCGCGGGGCCCAGCCGCATCTCCTGCTGCTCACCGACGGCGAGCCCAGCGTGGGCGCGCGCTCGGTGCACGAGCTCGTCTCGCTTGGTCAGGCGGCGCAGCGGCAGGGCATCACGATTTCGACGGCCGGCGTGGGCTCGCGGTACGACACCGAGCTCCTTGCGCGCCTCGCAGAGGCCGGCGGCGGCTCGTTCCACCACCTGCCGACCATCGACCACATCGCGGCGGTGATCATGCGCGAGGTGGACGGCGTATCGACCGCGGCTGCCTCGGACGTGGCGCTCTATGTCGCGCCGGCCGCGGAGATCTCGACGGTCGAGCTGGTGCACCGGCTGCCCACGCAGCACAAAGAGGGCTCGCTGCGCGTGCAGGTGGGCGAGGTGTGCGCGGGCTCGAGCCGCTCGGCGTTGCTCCTCGCCCGCGGCAACGGCACGGACCTCGGCCAGGTGCGCGTGAGCTTCGAAGAGTCGAGCGGCGGCTCGCAGTTGGTGGCGCCGCGCGCGGTGAAGGTGGGCGAGGGCGGCGAAGAGGGTCGGCAGGCGATCGCGCTCGACTGGCTCAACCTGCGCATCGCCGACGCGCTTGATCGCGGCTGGCATCTCGCCGTCGCGCAGCGTGCGACCCAGGCCGTGCAGACGCTTGAGGAAGTGCTGGTCATCGCCGGCCGGCTGCGCGGTGCGGGCTTCAACGCGGAAGAATTGCAGACCGCGATTGAGCGTGTGGAAGCGACGCGCGCGCTGATGGCCCGCGCGGATGCCGAGCGCGCCGAGCTCGAGGCGGCGCGACGTGCGGACAAGGCGTACACGCACGGAACGATGGTCTCGCGGGTGTTCCGGCGGGACGAGTAGTGCTCAGCGCCGCCCGAGATTGAAGACCATCCCGTACGGATCGCGCAGGTAGCATCGCGGCACCTTCGGGTTCTCCTCCACCACGCGGCACTTCGACGCGACCAGCTCGACCTTCGTCTTCTGCACGTCGGCGACGAGGAAGTCGAAGACCGGGCCGTGTGCCTTTCCCTTCTCCACGTAAAGCGTGAACGCGCCCGCATCGAGCCCCACGAGCTTCGGGCTGCGCGAGATCACCTTCAGCCCAATGCGCTCGTAGAACTTCACGGCCTCTGCCAGCTTCGGCGTGCGGATGATGACGTCACTCGAAGAGCGGATCTTGCGCGGCATGGGCACCTCGGCTGCGCATCCTAACTTCGCTCGTGGTATCTCGTGCGCCACCATGCGCGGCCTCGAGCAGATCCCCTGGCTCTACGACGTCTCCATGACGGTCATGGAGAAGACCGGCATGGCCGAGTGGCGCAACTGGCTCGCGCAGGGCTCGCTGGGGCGCACGCTCGACCTCGGCTGCGGCACCGGTCGCAACCTGTCGCTGATGCCGCCGGGCGCGCGGGCGGTGGGCGTCGATCCCGAAGTGGCGTCGCTCGAGCGCGCACGAAAGCGCGCCCCGAACGCGATGCTCGTCCGCGCCAGCGCCCACGCGCTCCCGTTCCGCGACGGCGCCTTCGACACCGTGCTCTGCGGCCTCGTCCTCTGCTCCATCCCCGACGCCAACCAGGGCCTCGCCGAAGCCTCGCGCGTGCTCGCGCCCAACGGCCAGCTCCGTGCGCTCGAGCACGTGCGCGGCAAGGGCGCCATGGGCTGGGTGCAGGACCAGATCCTCCCCGCGTGGAAGGCCGTGATGGGCGGCTGCCATTGCAACCGCGAGACGGAGAACGCCGTCGAGGCCGCGGGCTTCGCCATCCAGCCCGACGGCCGCCGCTCCGAGGGCGTGATGCGCCGCTTCACCGCCAAGAAGAAGCGCTGAAAGGTTGTCCGCGCTCGCGGGACCCACGGGGCAAGGAGGCTCGCCATGAGCTCGTCCATGTCCACCGTCGAGGCCGTTGAGGTTGCGCCTTTGCCGCCGATCGCTGCGCCCTTGCGACGGGTGCTCGAGGTCTTCGGGTTCTGGGCCATCTGGGTCGCGCTGGGGTTCGCGCTTCATCTCGGCGGCGAGGCGTACTTGCTGGCCGGGGTGCCGCTGACGATCGCCTTCCAGCTCCTGGTGCGCCGCCGACCGCTCGGCGAGCTCTGGATCCGCGGCGGCCCGCTGCGCTTCGACGCGATGTCGCTTGGACTCGGCGTGGGCTTCGCGGTGCTGCCCATGCTGGCCATCGTGAAGGCGCTGCGTGGGCACGCGTGGCTCGGCGCAGCCTGGGGCGTCTGCGCGCTGATCGGCGCATTCGGAGCGGGCGTCGCGTTTCGGCGGCTCGGGAAGTGGGGTTGGAAGCAGCTCGCGCTCTGCTTGCTCGTCGGGGGAAGCCTCGGCAGCGTCACCATGCTCGGCTCCGCGCTGGTGCGGCACTTCATGCTCCACCTGCCGTTCCAATTCGGCCTGCGCGCCTTTGGCGGCTCGCTGCTGCTCTACGTGGCCGTCTGCTTCGTGCTCGAGGAGGTCTCGTTCCGCGGCGCCGTCGACGCGCATCTCAACCCGCCGGGACACTGGAAGTTCGGCTACGCGGTGATCGCCTCGGCGCTCTGGGGGCTGTGGCACCTGCCCCTCGTGCTCGCCATGCCGCTGCCCACGCCGATGCCGCTCGTCACGCGCGTCATCGCCACCAGCATCAGCCTCGCGGTGGTGCACATGTTGCTCGGTGTGCCGCTCTCGTACTTCTACGGGCGCACCGGGAACCTGGCGGTGAGCAGCACCACCCACGCCTTCGTCGACGCCATCCGCAACGCGCTGGGCATGATGCCCACCTGATTTGGTATACCGGCGCCACGGAGACCGCCCATGCCCCTCTTCGAGTTCCAGTGCAGCAAGTGCGAGACGCACTTCGAAGACCTCGTCTCGCGCGACGAGGCGGCCCGCTGCCCGAAGTGCGAGAGCAAGCAGGTGAAGAAGAAGCTCTCCGTGTTCGCCGTCAGCGGCGGAGGCGAGCGCGAGGCCAGCGCACCGAGCATGGGCCCGTGCGGCAGCTGCGGCCACCCCGACGGCCCCGGCAGCTGCAGAAACTGACCGAGCCGACAGCCCTTCGCCGGGCTGGTTGACGCGCCGCGTTGGCGTCGCTATAGAACGCACTCCCGGATTGATTCGCGAATCAATCCTTCCCAGGAGCGTGCGCCATGGCGAGCGCGAAGCAGGCGAAGCGGGTGGGCCGGCGGGTGGCCATCGTGAACGGGCTGCGGACGCCGTTCCTCAAGTCGGGCACGGAGTTCATGGATGTGTCCGCGCTCGACCTCGCGGTCGGCGTGGTGGCCGAGCTGGTCCAGCGCACCGACCTCGATCCCAATTCGATCGATTTGGTTACATTCGGCCAGGTCATCCCCGGGCTGTACGCCACCATGGTCGCGCGCGAGGTCGTACTGCGCGCGGGCCTGCCGAAGAAGATCCCGGCTGCGACCGTCGCGCGCGCGTGCGCCACCAGCGCCCAGGCCATCACCGACGCCGCCGATCAGATCGCGCTCGGCCTCGGCGACGTGGCCATCGCCGGCGGCACTGACTCGCTCAGCGACCCGCCGCTCTTCGCGAGCCGGAACCTCACCAAGGCGCTGATGGCGTCGCAGAAGGGCAAGAGCCTGCCCGACAAGCTCCGTCCCTTCTCCGAGCTCTCGCCGAAGGATCTCGCGCCCACGCCGCCGGCCATCAAGGAGCCGACGACTGGCCTGCTCATGGGCGAGAGCGCCGACAAGATGGCGAAGGAGAACCACATCGCCCGGCGCGCGCAGGACGAGCTCGCGCTTCAGAGCCACAAGAACGCCGCAGCCGCGTGGGAAGCCGGCAAGTTCAAGGACGAGGTGATGTCCTTCCACGTCGCGCCCAAGTACGCGACCAGCGTGAGCAAGGACAACCTCGTCCGCCCCGACGCCACGCTCGAGAAGATGAGCGAGCTGCCGCCGGTGTTCGACCGCAAGTACGGCACCGTCACCGCCGCCAACGCCAGCCCGCTCACCGACGGCGCCGCCGCGGTGGTGCTCATGGCCGAGGAGAAGGCCAAGGCGCTCGGCGTGAAGCCGCTCGGCTACCTGCGCAGCTACGCGTACGCCGCCGTGGATCCCGCGGGCCAGCTGCTCCAGGGCCCCGCGTACGCCGCGCCCGTCGCGCTCGATCGCGCCGGCCTCACGCTCAAGGACCTCGACCTCATCGACATGCACGAGGCCTTCGCCGCGCAGGTGCTCTCCAACATCATGGGCTTCGAGAGCAAGGCCTGGGCGGAGAAGGAGCTCGGCCGCGCGCCGCTCGGCGAGGTCGACCGCACCAAGCTCAACGTGAACGGCGGATCGATCTCCATCGGCCACCCGTTCGGCGCCACGGGCGCGCGCATCGTCACTCAGCAGCTCCGCGAGCTGAACCGTCGCGGCGGACAGTTCGGCCTGGTCACCATCTGCGCCGCCGGCGGCATGGGCGCGGCGCTCGTCCTCGAGAGGGAGTAGCCAATGCGAAAGCTCCAGGAAGTCGACACGTCGAGCTTCAAGGTCGAGAACGTCGACGGCATCGCGGTCGTCACCTTCGACATCCCCGGCGAGCCGGTGAACACGCTCTCCGCCAAGAGCGCCAACCAATTCCGCGCGCTCATGAACGAGCTCGACGCGGACAAGACCGTGCGCGGCGCCGTCTTCATCAGCGGCAAGCCCGACAGCTTCATCGCCGGCGCCGACATCGCCATGCTCCGCGACGTGAAGACCGCGGCCGAGGGCGAGAAGATCTCCCGCGACGGCCAGGCCGGCTTCCGCGAGGTGGAGAGCCTGCGCTTCCCCATCGTCTCCGCGATCCACGGCGCGTGCCTCGGCGGCGGCTACGAGTGGGCGCTCGCCACGCACTATCGAATCGCGACGGACTCGCCGAAGACGTCGATCGGTCTGCCCGAGGTGCAGCTCGGACTTCTCCCGGGCGGCTGTGGCACGCAGCGCTTGCCGCGGCTCATCGGCGCCCAGGCCGCGCTCGACATCATCCTCGCGGGCAAGCAGGTGAAGGCCGCGAAGGCGCTCAAGCTGGGCATGGTGGACGAGGTGGTGCCGCCGTCGATCCTGCGCGACGTGGCCATCCGCCGCGCGCGTGAGCTCGCCGACGGCAAGCTCGTGCCCAAGCGCAAGAACGTGGGCCTGCGCGCGGTGACCGCGGCCAAGAAGCCGGCCAACGTGCTCAAGGCGCTGCTCTCGCAGCAGACCTGGCAGGAGGCCGCGCTCGAGGAGAACCCGCTCGGCTTGAGGGTGCTCTTCAGCCAGGCGCGCAAGCAGGCCTTGAAGAAGACGCGTGGCCACTATCCCGCCGTGGAGAAGGCGCTCGAGGCTGTTCGCATCGGCATGGAGAAGGGCATCGAGGCCGGGCTCGAGGCGGAGTCGCGCTTCTTCGGCGAGCTCACCGTCGACGAGACCAGCAAGCGGCTCATCGAGATCTTCTTCGCGCAGACCGCGCTCAAGAAGGACAACGGCACCGACGATCCCAAGGTGAAGCCGCTCGAGGTGCACAAGATCGGCGTGCTCGGCGCGGGATTGATGGGCGCGGGCGTGGCCGCGGTGAGCGTCGACAAGGGCTACGAGGTCCGCATCAAGGACAAGGACGACGTGGGCCTGCGCCGCGGCCTGCACCAGGTGCGCGACATCTTCGACGAGAAGGTGAAGCGCAAGAGCCTCGGCCGCATCGAGCGCGACGTGAAGATGGCCCAGGTGTCGACCAGCACCGACTACACGGGCTTCAAGAGCGCGGACCTCGTCATCGAGGCCGTGTTCGAGGACCTCGCGCTCAAGCACCGCGTCCGCGACGACGTGGAGGCGCTGGGCAACGACAAGATCATCTTCGCCTCCAACACCTCGTCGATCCCCATCACCGAGATCGCCCGCGGCGCCAAGCGGCCCGAGCGCATCATCGGGATGCACTACTTCTCGCCGGTCAACAAGATGCCGCTGCTGGAGGTCATCACCACGCGCAAGACGCTGCCCGAGGTGACCGCGACCGCTGTGGCCGTGGGCAAGCGCCAGGGCAAGACCGTCATCGTGGTGAATGACGGCGTGGGCTTCTACACCTCGCGCATCCTCGCGCCGTACCTGCACGAGGCAGCGCTGGTGGTGACCGAGGGCGCCGCGCTCGACGCCGTGGACAACGCGCTCGTCGACTTCGGCTTCCCCGTCGGCCCCATCACGCTGCTCGACGAGGTGGGCATCGACGTGGCCAACAAGGTGGCGCACATCATGGTCACCGCGTTCGGCGACCGCATGGGCGACCCGGCCTCGTTCGAGAAGGTGGTGGCCGACGGCCGCCTGGGCCGCAAGGCGAAGAAGGGCTTCTACCGCTACGACGCCAACGGCAAGAAGCTGAAGGGCGACGAGGCCGTGGACCTGACCGTCTACGACGCGCTCCCTGGCGGCCGCGAGCGCAAGAAGATCGACCCGCACGCGGCGGCCGAGCGCATCGCCCTGCAGATGGTGAACGAGGCCGTGCTCTGCCTGCAGGAGGGCATCCTCCGCTCGCCGCGCGACGGCGACATCGGCGCCATCTTCGGCCTCGGCTTCCCGCCGTTCCGTGGCGGTCCGTTTAGATATATCGATACCCAGGGCCCGAGCGTGGTGCTCGCCAAGCTGGAGAGCCTCGCCGCCAAGCACGGCAAGCGGTTCAACCCGGCCGCGCTGCTCGCGGAGAAGGCGCGCAAGGGCGAGAAGTTCCATCGCGAGTGAGCTGCTCCGCACACTCGTCCCGGCGATGCCTGGGCGAGTGGCTGGTGGCCCGTGGCTGGTTCGGACTTGCAAGTTGGTGTGGTGGGCGTGATTTAGTTCGCGCCTGCCAGCCACCAGCCTCTGACCCGAGCGCCTCATGCATCCGTTGCACGACATCCGCGTCGGCGAGCAGATCGAAGAGCACTTTCCGGCGGTGGTGGAGATCCCCTCGGGGAGCAAGCTCAAGTACGAGCTCGACAAGAAGACCGGCATGCTCATGCTGGACCGCGTGCTGTACAGCTCGGTGCACTACCCGGCGAACTACGGCTTCATCCCCCAAACGCTCGCCGGCGACGGTGATCCGCTCGACGTCCTCGTGCTCATGCAGGAGCCGCTGCACCCGCTGACCATCGTCCGCGCGCGCGCCATCGGCGGCTTCCGCATGCGCGATGACAAGGGCGTGGACGACAAGATCGTGGCCGTGGCCATCGACGATCCCGCGTACAGCGAATACGTCGAGGCCGCGCAACTGCCGAAGCACGTGACGATCGAGCTGCGGCGCTTCTTTCAGGATTACAAAGTCCTCGAGGGCAAGCTGAGCGAGGTCGACGCGCTCTACGACCGCAAGCGCGCCAACGAGGTCATCCGCGAGTCGCTCGCCGCGTACCGCAGCGAAGCCGGCTGGGATAAGCCGTAACAACTTTCGATTCACACCGAGGGAAACATGGCCGTCTCAGTCGGCGTCAACGCGCCCGAGTTCACGCTGGAGACCACCGAGGGCACCTTGAACCTGCGCGACCTGCGCGGCACCAAGGTGGTCCTCTACTTCTACCCGAAGGACGACACCCCGGGCTGCACCCGCGAGGCTTGCGACTTCCGCGACAGCATGAAGCGCCTCGAGGGGCACGGCGCGGTGGTGCTGGGCGTGTCCAAGGACAGCGTGGACTCGCATGGCCGATTCCGCCAGAAGTACGGGCTGCCGTTCTCGCTCGCGTCGGACCCGGGCAACGTGGTGGCCAAGACCTATGGCGCCTTCGGCAAGAAGATGATGTACGGCAAGCCCGTCATCGGCACGATTCGCTCCACCTTCCTGCTCGACGAGCAGGGCACGGTGAAGAACGTGTGGTCACCGGTGAAGGTCGACGGCCACGTGGACGCGGTGCTCGCCGCCATCGAGGGCAAGGAGGCGCCGCCGCCGCCGAAGAAGAAGGCCGCCGCGAAGAAGGCCCCCGCCAAGAAGGCCGCGGGGAAGGTCGCGCGCAAGCCGGCGAAGAAGGCCGTGAAGAAGCCCGCGAAGAAGAAGTCGCGCCGTTAGGTCATGAAGTCTTTCGCGCTGGCGCTGGCGCTGGTGCTGTCGGCGCCGGCGTCGAGGCCGGAGAGCGCGCCCATTCGGCTGCTCGCGCTCGGCGACTCGTTCACTGCGGGAACCGGCTCCACGCCGCAGCAGGCGTTTCCGCAGCGGCTCGCGGTGCGCTGGCGTGCGCGCGGGCTGCAGGTCGAGGTCGATGATCCGGCCGTGAATGGCTACTCCACCCAGGAGCTCATCGATCGCGAGCTCGGCGAGCTGCAGAGCTTCAAGCCCAACCTGGTCACGATCGCCATTGGGGCGAACGACATCGTCCGGCATCGCGAGCTGCCCGAGTTCCGCAAGAACGTGCGCGAGATCCTCGCGGCGGTGAAGGCTGCGGGCGTGCCGCCGATGCGGATCTGGGTGCTGCCGCAGCCGGACTGGTCGCGCTCGCCCACGGCCCGCGCGTTCGGTGAGCCTGCTGAGTTCGCGGCGAAGATTCACGCCTACGACGCGGTCTTGAAAGAAGAGGCACAAGCCGCGGGCGCGACGTGGGTGGACCTCACGCCGCTCTTCGCCAAGCAGGCCGACGCGAAGATGCTCGCGGACGACGGGCTGCATCCGTCCTCTGCGGCGTACGACGCGTGGGCCGAGCAGCTCGGGAAGCGGCTCCGAGTCCTACTTTCCGGCTGGGAGCTGCAGCATGCAGCTGGCCTGAATCGAGAGCGCGACCTCTTCTTGCGAGATGGCCTGCTGGTTCACCGCGCCGGGCACGGTGCAGCTCGCGGGCATGAGCGTGTGCCCGGGGGTCGATGCGGCAGCCGCGAAGTCCTTCGCGCGCATGGTGAGCTTCTTCTCCAGCTCGGCGCGGAACTTCTCCGGATCGCGAAGGCGAGGGGTCGGCTGCGAGAAGCCGAGCGTGTAGCCGGTGTTGTTGTTGCGCGCGTTGATGGCGAGCTCGTCGGCGATCTTGTGGAGCTGTGCGACGACGTTGGCGCGCGTCCAGAAGTCCGAGTCGGGCAGGGGAACGGTGACGTCTCCCTCGACGCTCACGCTCAGCGACTCGGAACCTGTCGACTTCCGCCAGCCCGCGGCCTGTGCGCCGAAGTTCTCGGCCTTGAGCTGCGCGCCAGGGAGCGCGGCGCTGAGTCGCTTGGACACCTCGTCGAACGCGACGTGGCACGTGTACAGCGCGCGCTCCGGATCCGGATTCTCCGCGCGCACGGTGAATGTGAGGAGGAGCGCGTCGGGCTTGGCCACCACGTCGGCGACGACGGGCAGGCGCGTCTGCACCTGCGGCTCCGATTCGTACGAGCGCGACTCACTCAGCGACGATTGTGCCGCCGCCGTGGATGCCATCGAGAGAAGCGCCAGCAGGACGATTCGATTCATCAATTGCTCCAATTCAAATCAGCGGGTCTCGAGTGTGGTCTGCGGCGGGCCGATGAACGAGCGCCGCATCACGCCGAACCAGGCGCCGAGCAGCGCCGCGATGAACAGCGCAAAGCCCACGCGCGCGACGCCATCCAGCGGGAACACGAAGAGCACCATGATGAACGCTGTCCACGCGAGGGCGAGCACGTTCGTTGCCGCGGAGAAGCGGCCAAGATCCCACGGGCCGCGCCGGGTCCAGGTGCCGCTGCGGCGCGCGAGCAAGCCGGCGATGATCGGCATGCCGTACGAGGCGTAGAGCGCGATCGTCGAGAGCGCGGTCATCGCGTCGTAGGCGCGCGCGTAGAGCGCGACCACGAACGCTCCCAGCACGCTGACCCAGATGGCGATGTGCGGACTCTTGAAGCGCTCGGACACGCGCGAGAGCCGCGCCGAGCCGGGCAGGCCGCCGTCGCGCGCGAAGGCGAAGATCATGCGCGAGTTGGAGGTGATGCTCGAG
This Deltaproteobacteria bacterium DNA region includes the following protein-coding sequences:
- the fadJ gene encoding fatty acid oxidation complex subunit alpha FadJ; this translates as MRKLQEVDTSSFKVENVDGIAVVTFDIPGEPVNTLSAKSANQFRALMNELDADKTVRGAVFISGKPDSFIAGADIAMLRDVKTAAEGEKISRDGQAGFREVESLRFPIVSAIHGACLGGGYEWALATHYRIATDSPKTSIGLPEVQLGLLPGGCGTQRLPRLIGAQAALDIILAGKQVKAAKALKLGMVDEVVPPSILRDVAIRRARELADGKLVPKRKNVGLRAVTAAKKPANVLKALLSQQTWQEAALEENPLGLRVLFSQARKQALKKTRGHYPAVEKALEAVRIGMEKGIEAGLEAESRFFGELTVDETSKRLIEIFFAQTALKKDNGTDDPKVKPLEVHKIGVLGAGLMGAGVAAVSVDKGYEVRIKDKDDVGLRRGLHQVRDIFDEKVKRKSLGRIERDVKMAQVSTSTDYTGFKSADLVIEAVFEDLALKHRVRDDVEALGNDKIIFASNTSSIPITEIARGAKRPERIIGMHYFSPVNKMPLLEVITTRKTLPEVTATAVAVGKRQGKTVIVVNDGVGFYTSRILAPYLHEAALVVTEGAALDAVDNALVDFGFPVGPITLLDEVGIDVANKVAHIMVTAFGDRMGDPASFEKVVADGRLGRKAKKGFYRYDANGKKLKGDEAVDLTVYDALPGGRERKKIDPHAAAERIALQMVNEAVLCLQEGILRSPRDGDIGAIFGLGFPPFRGGPFRYIDTQGPSVVLAKLESLAAKHGKRFNPAALLAEKARKGEKFHRE
- a CDS encoding inorganic diphosphatase, with the protein product MHPLHDIRVGEQIEEHFPAVVEIPSGSKLKYELDKKTGMLMLDRVLYSSVHYPANYGFIPQTLAGDGDPLDVLVLMQEPLHPLTIVRARAIGGFRMRDDKGVDDKIVAVAIDDPAYSEYVEAAQLPKHVTIELRRFFQDYKVLEGKLSEVDALYDRKRANEVIRESLAAYRSEAGWDKP
- a CDS encoding peroxiredoxin, which encodes MAVSVGVNAPEFTLETTEGTLNLRDLRGTKVVLYFYPKDDTPGCTREACDFRDSMKRLEGHGAVVLGVSKDSVDSHGRFRQKYGLPFSLASDPGNVVAKTYGAFGKKMMYGKPVIGTIRSTFLLDEQGTVKNVWSPVKVDGHVDAVLAAIEGKEAPPPPKKKAAAKKAPAKKAAGKVARKPAKKAVKKPAKKKSRR